A single Elephas maximus indicus isolate mEleMax1 chromosome 2, mEleMax1 primary haplotype, whole genome shotgun sequence DNA region contains:
- the TRIP13 gene encoding pachytene checkpoint protein 2 homolog isoform X2 gives MDEAVGDLKQALPCVTESPTVHVEVRQRGSSTAKKEDIKLSVRKLLSRHSIVFGDYMWTEFDEPFLTRNVQSVSIVDTELKAKGPQPIDLSTCTVVLHIFQLNEDGPSSENLEEETENIIAANHWVLPAVEFHGLWDSLVYDVEVKSQLLDYVMTTLLFSEKSVNSNLITWNRVVLLHGPPGTGKTSLCKALAQKLTIRLSNRYRYGQLIEINSHSLFSKWFSESGKLVTKMFQKIQDFIDDKDALVFVLIDEVESLTAARNACRAGTEPSDAIRVVNAVLTQIDQIKRHSNVVILTTSNITERIDVAFVDRADIKQYIGPPSAAAIFKIYLSCLEELMKLLTLRELEMIGFIENNVSRLSLLLSEISRKSEGLSGRVLRKLPFLAHALYVQAPTVTIEGFLQALSLAVDRQFEERKKLSTCV, from the exons tACCGCGAAAAAAGAAGACATAAAGTTGAGCGTTAGAAAGTTGCTGAGCAGACACAGCATTGTGTTTGGCGATTACATGTGGACCGAGTTCGACGAGCCTTTTCTGACCAGAAACGTGCAGTCTGTGTCCATCGTAGATACAGAGCTGAAAGCCAAAGGCCCGCAG CCCATCGATCTGAGCACCTGCACAGTTGTGCTACACATCTTCCAGCTGAATGAAGACGGCCCCAGTAGTGAAAACTtggaggaagagacagaaaacatCATTGCAGCAAACCATTGGGTTCTGCCCGCAG TGGAGTTCCATGGTCTGTGGGACAGCCTGGTGTATGACGTGGAAGTTAAGTCACAA CTCCTGGATTACGTGATGACAACCTTACTGTTTTCAGAAAAAAGTGTCAACAGCAACCTCATCACCTGGAACCGTGTTGTGCTGCTGCATG GCCCTCCAGGAACCGGAAAAACATCCCTGTGTAAAGCATTAGCCCAGAAATTGACCATAAGGCTCTCAAACAG GTACCGATATGGCCAATTAATTGAAATAAACAGCCATAGCCTCTTTTCTAAGTGGTTTTCAGAA AGTGGCAAGCTGGTGACCAAGATGTTCCAGAAGATTCAGGATTTCATAGATGACAAAGATGCCCTGGTGTTTGTGCTCATTGATGAG GTGGAGAGCCTCACCGCAGCCCGCAATGCCTGCAGGGCAGGCACAGAGCCCTCCGATGCCATCCGTGTGGTAAATGCCGTCCTTACCCAGATAGACCAGATCAAGAG GCACTCCAACGTGGTGATCCTGACCACATCCAACATCACAGAGCGCATCGACGTGGCCTTTGTGGACAGGGCCGACATCAAGCAGTACATCGGGCCCCCGTCAGCAGCTGCCATCTTCAAGATCTACCTCTCATGCTTGGAGGAACTAATGAAG CTGCTGACCCTGCGGGAGCTGGAGATGATTGGCTTCATCGAGAACAACGTGTCCAGGCTGAGCCTCCTGCTCAGTGAGATCTCAAG GAAGAGCGAGGGCCTCAGCGGCCGGGTCCTGCGGAAGCTGCCCTTCCTGGCCCATGCGCTGTATGTGCAG GCCCCCACCGTCACGATAGAGGGGTTCCTCCAGGCCCTGTCCCTGGCAGTGGACAGACAGtttgaagagagaaagaagctTTCCACCTGCGTGTGA
- the TRIP13 gene encoding pachytene checkpoint protein 2 homolog isoform X1 encodes MDEAVGDLKQALPCVTESPTVHVEVRQRGSSTAKKEDIKLSVRKLLSRHSIVFGDYMWTEFDEPFLTRNVQSVSIVDTELKAKGPQPIDLSTCTVVLHIFQLNEDGPSSENLEEETENIIAANHWVLPAVEFHGLWDSLVYDVEVKSQLLDYVMTTLLFSEKSVNSNLITWNRVVLLHGPPGTGKTSLCKALAQKLTIRLSNRYRYGQLIEINSHSLFSKWFSESGKLVTKMFQKIQDFIDDKDALVFVLIDEVESLTAARNACRAGTEPSDAIRVVNAVLTQIDQIKRHSNVVILTTSNITERIDVAFVDRADIKQYIGPPSAAAIFKIYLSCLEELMKCQIIYPRQQLLTLRELEMIGFIENNVSRLSLLLSEISRKSEGLSGRVLRKLPFLAHALYVQAPTVTIEGFLQALSLAVDRQFEERKKLSTCV; translated from the exons tACCGCGAAAAAAGAAGACATAAAGTTGAGCGTTAGAAAGTTGCTGAGCAGACACAGCATTGTGTTTGGCGATTACATGTGGACCGAGTTCGACGAGCCTTTTCTGACCAGAAACGTGCAGTCTGTGTCCATCGTAGATACAGAGCTGAAAGCCAAAGGCCCGCAG CCCATCGATCTGAGCACCTGCACAGTTGTGCTACACATCTTCCAGCTGAATGAAGACGGCCCCAGTAGTGAAAACTtggaggaagagacagaaaacatCATTGCAGCAAACCATTGGGTTCTGCCCGCAG TGGAGTTCCATGGTCTGTGGGACAGCCTGGTGTATGACGTGGAAGTTAAGTCACAA CTCCTGGATTACGTGATGACAACCTTACTGTTTTCAGAAAAAAGTGTCAACAGCAACCTCATCACCTGGAACCGTGTTGTGCTGCTGCATG GCCCTCCAGGAACCGGAAAAACATCCCTGTGTAAAGCATTAGCCCAGAAATTGACCATAAGGCTCTCAAACAG GTACCGATATGGCCAATTAATTGAAATAAACAGCCATAGCCTCTTTTCTAAGTGGTTTTCAGAA AGTGGCAAGCTGGTGACCAAGATGTTCCAGAAGATTCAGGATTTCATAGATGACAAAGATGCCCTGGTGTTTGTGCTCATTGATGAG GTGGAGAGCCTCACCGCAGCCCGCAATGCCTGCAGGGCAGGCACAGAGCCCTCCGATGCCATCCGTGTGGTAAATGCCGTCCTTACCCAGATAGACCAGATCAAGAG GCACTCCAACGTGGTGATCCTGACCACATCCAACATCACAGAGCGCATCGACGTGGCCTTTGTGGACAGGGCCGACATCAAGCAGTACATCGGGCCCCCGTCAGCAGCTGCCATCTTCAAGATCTACCTCTCATGCTTGGAGGAACTAATGAAG TGTCAGATCATCTACCCTCGCCAACAGCTGCTGACCCTGCGGGAGCTGGAGATGATTGGCTTCATCGAGAACAACGTGTCCAGGCTGAGCCTCCTGCTCAGTGAGATCTCAAG GAAGAGCGAGGGCCTCAGCGGCCGGGTCCTGCGGAAGCTGCCCTTCCTGGCCCATGCGCTGTATGTGCAG GCCCCCACCGTCACGATAGAGGGGTTCCTCCAGGCCCTGTCCCTGGCAGTGGACAGACAGtttgaagagagaaagaagctTTCCACCTGCGTGTGA